In Mycoavidus cysteinexigens, a genomic segment contains:
- a CDS encoding paraquat-inducible protein A — MKRLSAKQAGLVACPICQHVHRYEPALSTHHHLHCMRCGHRLYLRKPNSLTRTWAFLSAAAILYLPANLLPVMRTQSPFGIRDDTIMSGIALFWANGSWALATLVFIASILVPLLKLAVLSLLVLSTQCKATWQLRQRTALYRLVERVGRWSMLDIFVIMLTVGLVKFSSFTVITAGPGALAFGAVVILSLLASRQFDPRLMWDNLDSID; from the coding sequence ATGAAACGTCTGAGCGCTAAGCAGGCTGGCTTAGTGGCTTGCCCTATCTGCCAACACGTCCATCGTTATGAGCCTGCTCTCTCCACCCACCACCATTTGCATTGCATGCGCTGCGGTCACCGGCTTTATCTACGCAAACCGAATAGCCTAACGCGTACCTGGGCATTCTTAAGCGCCGCTGCGATCCTCTATCTGCCGGCTAATTTATTACCCGTAATGCGCACCCAATCCCCCTTTGGCATCCGAGATGACACAATTATGAGCGGGATCGCCCTTTTCTGGGCCAACGGCTCCTGGGCGCTAGCGACGCTGGTGTTTATCGCGAGCATCTTGGTCCCATTACTCAAATTGGCAGTATTAAGCTTACTTGTCTTAAGCACTCAATGCAAAGCAACTTGGCAACTCCGACAACGCACTGCGTTATATCGACTCGTTGAACGCGTAGGTCGCTGGTCAATGTTGGATATTTTTGTCATCATGCTGACCGTAGGCCTGGTCAAATTTAGTTCATTCACGGTTATTACCGCAGGTCCCGGCGCGCTTGCGTTTGGCGCGGTGGTGATACTTTCGTTACTTGCGTCGCGCCAATTCGATCCGCGATTGATGTGGGACAACCTCGATTCTATCGATTAA
- the recA gene encoding recombinase RecA — MEGSKKGQAQASLTAEKGKALSAALAQIEKQFGKGSIMRLGDGEVVEDIQVVSTGSLGLDIALGVGGLPRGRVVEIYGPESSGKTTLTLQVIAEMQKIGGTCAFIDAEHALDVQYAAKLGVKASDLLIAQPDTGEQALEIADALVRSSSVDLIVIDSVAALVPKAEIEGEMGDSLPGLQARLMSQALRKLTGTIKRTNCLVIFINQIRMKIGVMFGNPETTTGGNALKFYASVRLDIRRIGSIKKSDEVIGSETRVKVVKNKVAPPFREAIFDILYGEGISREGEIIDLGVQAKVVEKAGAWYSYNGERAGQGKDNAREYLRENPDIAREIENKVRASFGVNAVTIADEIQEKV; from the coding sequence ATGGAAGGAAGTAAAAAAGGTCAAGCTCAAGCGAGTTTAACCGCTGAAAAAGGCAAAGCGCTTAGCGCCGCACTTGCGCAAATTGAGAAGCAATTTGGCAAAGGCTCAATTATGCGTTTGGGCGACGGTGAAGTGGTTGAAGATATTCAAGTCGTTTCTACGGGCTCGCTAGGACTTGATATTGCGCTTGGGGTAGGCGGCTTGCCGCGGGGTCGTGTGGTGGAAATTTACGGACCGGAATCTTCGGGGAAAACCACGTTGACTCTACAGGTGATCGCCGAGATGCAAAAAATTGGCGGCACCTGTGCCTTTATTGATGCGGAGCACGCTCTTGATGTTCAATATGCGGCAAAGCTTGGCGTCAAAGCGTCTGATCTTCTGATTGCACAACCTGATACAGGTGAGCAGGCGCTTGAAATTGCAGATGCGTTGGTGCGCTCTAGCTCGGTCGATTTAATTGTCATTGACTCGGTTGCCGCGCTTGTGCCCAAAGCTGAAATTGAAGGCGAAATGGGCGACTCTTTGCCTGGGCTGCAAGCACGTTTAATGTCACAAGCATTGCGTAAGCTCACCGGAACGATCAAACGGACAAATTGCTTAGTTATTTTTATCAATCAGATCCGAATGAAAATCGGCGTGATGTTCGGTAACCCGGAAACCACAACGGGCGGCAACGCGCTGAAGTTTTATGCTTCGGTACGGCTCGATATTCGTCGGATTGGCTCAATCAAAAAATCGGATGAGGTGATTGGGTCTGAAACCCGCGTGAAAGTGGTCAAGAATAAAGTCGCTCCGCCATTTCGTGAGGCCATTTTTGATATTTTGTATGGCGAAGGCATTTCTCGTGAGGGTGAAATCATCGACCTTGGCGTACAAGCTAAAGTTGTTGAAAAGGCGGGCGCTTGGTATAGCTACAATGGTGAGCGGGCAGGGCAAGGAAAAGATAATGCACGAGAGTACTTACGTGAAAACCCGGACATTGCACGTGAGATTGAAAACAAAGTACGGGCTTCATTTGGCGTGAATGCAGTGACAATCGCTGATGAAATTCAAGAAAAAGTTTAA
- the sucD gene encoding succinate--CoA ligase subunit alpha, whose translation MSILINKDTKVITQGITGKTGQFHTRTCRDYANGRAAYVAGVNPKRAGEDFEGIPIFGSVKEAKANTGATVSVIYVPPAGAAAAIWEAVEAELELAICITEGIPVRDMIELKDRMRRENRKTLLLGPNCPGVITPDELKIGIMPGHIHKKGRIGVVSRSGTLTYEAVGQLTALGLGQSSAVGIGGDPVNGLKHIDVLRLFNDDPETDAVVMIGEIGGSDEEEAAVWVKEHMKKPVVGFIAGVTAPPGKRMGHAGAIISGGKGTADEKLQVMQASGIKVTKNPSEMGRLLKSVL comes from the coding sequence ATGTCGATTTTGATTAACAAAGATACAAAAGTTATCACCCAAGGGATCACTGGTAAAACCGGGCAGTTTCACACCCGTACTTGCCGTGATTATGCAAATGGCCGCGCCGCTTATGTCGCTGGCGTGAATCCCAAAAGAGCCGGCGAAGATTTTGAGGGTATTCCAATTTTTGGCAGTGTAAAAGAAGCCAAAGCGAATACAGGCGCTACCGTATCGGTGATTTATGTGCCGCCAGCGGGCGCTGCGGCAGCCATTTGGGAAGCGGTGGAAGCTGAGCTTGAGCTTGCGATTTGCATCACCGAAGGGATTCCAGTACGCGATATGATTGAGCTCAAAGATCGCATGCGTCGCGAAAATCGTAAAACCCTATTGTTGGGGCCAAATTGCCCTGGCGTGATTACCCCTGATGAGCTCAAAATCGGCATTATGCCAGGCCATATTCATAAAAAAGGCCGCATCGGCGTGGTTTCGCGTTCAGGCACGCTGACTTATGAAGCGGTAGGTCAATTGACGGCGCTAGGTCTAGGGCAGTCTTCGGCAGTAGGCATCGGCGGGGATCCCGTGAACGGTTTGAAGCATATCGATGTATTGCGCCTTTTCAATGATGACCCTGAGACTGACGCGGTTGTGATGATTGGTGAAATTGGTGGTTCGGATGAAGAAGAGGCTGCTGTATGGGTCAAAGAACATATGAAAAAACCAGTGGTTGGTTTTATCGCGGGCGTGACTGCGCCACCAGGCAAACGGATGGGCCATGCCGGTGCAATTATCTCTGGCGGTAAAGGCACGGCCGATGAAAAACTGCAAGTTATGCAGGCATCTGGCATTAAAGTTACAAAAAATCCATCTGAAATGGGCCGCTTGTTGAAATCAGTGTTGTAA
- a CDS encoding coiled-coil domain-containing protein has protein sequence MLRVPDLRELGRLVMAMAIFDTLKFSKRMQEAGVPTAQAEAEAEVLSEIFAINLQELPTKGDLLAVKEELQHEIKDVRNEIRAVRNDLSKEIKEVRSELSNEIKDVRNELSNEIKDVRNELSNGINGVRNELSNEINGVRNELNNKIDGVRNELNNKIDGVRNELSHEIKDLRFGLLKWIIGLAIAQSGLLSLFKFWPVGLTA, from the coding sequence ATGTTACGTGTGCCAGATTTGAGAGAATTGGGGAGGTTGGTTATGGCTATGGCGATATTTGATACATTAAAATTTTCTAAACGTATGCAGGAGGCGGGCGTTCCAACTGCGCAAGCAGAAGCTGAAGCAGAGGTTCTGTCTGAGATTTTTGCAATTAACTTGCAAGAATTGCCAACTAAAGGGGACTTACTAGCCGTCAAAGAAGAGTTACAGCATGAAATAAAAGATGTACGTAACGAAATAAGAGCGGTGCGTAATGATTTGAGTAAAGAAATAAAAGAGGTACGTAGTGAGCTGAGCAATGAAATAAAAGATGTGCGTAATGAATTGAGCAATGAAATAAAGGATGTACGTAATGAGCTGAGTAATGGGATAAACGGTGTGCGTAATGAGCTGAGTAATGAGATAAACGGTGTACGTAATGAGTTGAATAATAAGATAGACGGGGTACGTAACGAGTTGAATAATAAGATAGACGGCGTACGCAATGAACTAAGCCATGAAATCAAGGATTTGCGATTTGGCCTTCTCAAATGGATCATCGGGCTGGCAATTGCGCAAAGCGGTTTACTCAGTTTGTTTAAATTTTGGCCGGTCGGTTTGACTGCGTAG
- a CDS encoding pilin: protein MVKWLYNSIVYFWGFAQRVHLRSNLRWFGFTLIELMIVLAIVGIVASYAIPAYQDYLARSRVGEGLSLAVSARLAVAENAASGAPFASGFNPPGATRNVESIHILPHNGQIVIAYTPRVAPAGSNVLVLVPSTLNDPVSPNARISLAVDTAQPGSLSWECFTAGKTASSLPAPGAGPLPAEPATLPSRLAPTECRT, encoded by the coding sequence ATGGTGAAGTGGCTATATAACAGCATAGTTTATTTTTGGGGTTTTGCGCAGCGCGTGCATTTGCGTTCAAACCTCCGCTGGTTTGGTTTTACGCTAATCGAATTGATGATTGTGCTGGCGATTGTCGGCATTGTCGCCTCCTATGCAATTCCTGCATATCAAGATTATTTAGCCCGTAGTCGCGTGGGAGAGGGTTTGTCGCTCGCGGTGTCAGCGCGGCTTGCCGTGGCGGAAAACGCGGCAAGTGGAGCGCCGTTCGCAAGCGGGTTTAACCCGCCTGGCGCAACGCGCAATGTTGAGTCAATCCATATTCTTCCGCATAATGGGCAAATTGTTATTGCATATACGCCACGCGTAGCGCCTGCTGGCTCAAACGTACTTGTGTTGGTTCCTTCAACGCTGAACGATCCGGTTTCACCGAATGCTCGGATTAGTCTGGCGGTAGATACTGCGCAGCCAGGCTCGCTTAGTTGGGAATGTTTTACTGCGGGTAAGACGGCTTCATCTTTACCTGCGCCTGGTGCTGGGCCGTTACCTGCTGAGCCAGCTACGTTGCCGAGTCGGCTTGCTCCGACAGAATGTCGGACTTAA
- the recX gene encoding recombination regulator RecX, whose amino-acid sequence MYAKPSLRARALGYLSRREHSRAELHRKLASYAEHETDLNVLLNVLQEEGYLSDARFAESVAHRRAARCGVRRIINELKQHELDATLIEQIGADLQSSELTRAKAIWRKKYGNLPTTSIERARQTRFLAMRGFAHATIVSLLSGCDEE is encoded by the coding sequence ATGTACGCTAAACCTAGTTTAAGGGCGCGCGCGTTGGGTTATCTGTCGCGGCGAGAACACAGCCGTGCTGAATTACATCGCAAATTAGCCTCTTATGCAGAACATGAAACAGACCTGAATGTTCTACTGAATGTTTTGCAAGAAGAAGGTTATTTATCCGATGCTCGCTTTGCTGAAAGTGTGGCGCATCGTCGCGCGGCGCGTTGCGGCGTGCGTCGGATTATTAACGAACTCAAGCAGCATGAGCTGGACGCTACGTTAATCGAACAGATTGGCGCAGATTTACAGTCATCTGAATTAACCCGTGCTAAAGCTATTTGGCGTAAAAAATACGGAAACTTACCCACTACTTCTATCGAGCGCGCGCGCCAAACGCGTTTTTTGGCGATGCGCGGGTTTGCTCACGCAACCATCGTAAGTCTGCTAAGCGGCTGCGATGAAGAGTGA
- a CDS encoding PqiC family protein, with protein sequence MTYYLQALCKKPSAALMATLTLCAAMISSGCTSSPRTYFYTLSDAVTPPATSVTLPVDSAFYIEVLPVEIPAQVARPQLVITTSPGQADIKEQQRWLAPLNEEIRYVLSTSLAAQLSTVDVYRTPHADNRPVYRVMLNVRRFESALNAQEGSHTLIAATWSVQAVGLPQQPTFTTLAESSMTKETITPSYDAIVEGHRHAIERIAKEIANAIRTINNNATQSNRPAKI encoded by the coding sequence ATGACTTATTATCTGCAAGCCCTATGCAAAAAACCTTCAGCAGCGCTGATGGCTACCCTAACTCTCTGCGCGGCAATGATAAGCAGTGGCTGCACGTCTTCGCCACGCACATATTTTTATACTTTGAGCGATGCCGTCACGCCGCCCGCAACGTCAGTCACGCTGCCTGTTGATTCGGCATTTTATATTGAAGTGCTGCCGGTTGAGATCCCGGCCCAAGTCGCGCGCCCTCAGCTCGTCATAACCACTAGCCCAGGTCAAGCGGATATCAAAGAGCAACAACGCTGGCTAGCGCCATTGAATGAAGAAATTCGTTATGTTCTATCGACCTCGCTAGCCGCTCAACTCTCCACAGTCGATGTCTATCGAACGCCACATGCAGACAATCGGCCTGTCTATCGAGTCATGTTGAATGTACGGCGTTTTGAATCAGCACTCAACGCACAAGAAGGTAGTCATACATTAATTGCTGCAACCTGGAGCGTACAAGCCGTTGGATTGCCTCAGCAACCTACTTTCACAACGCTTGCAGAAAGCTCAATGACAAAAGAGACAATCACGCCCAGCTACGATGCAATCGTCGAAGGCCACCGGCATGCAATTGAACGAATAGCAAAGGAGATTGCAAACGCCATTCGAACAATAAACAATAACGCTACGCAGTCAAACCGACCGGCCAAAATTTAA
- a CDS encoding intermembrane transport protein PqiB, with the protein MTQPETHQSDSAQQTLTAPLPAPVVEPRGRWVPSLVWLIPLLAALIGIALAGQAILASGPTIVISFKTAEGLEPNITKVKYKDVDIGEVKNIKLSEDLSQVLVAVELTRNAASFAVTDTRFWVVRPRIAASGVSGLNTLLSGSYIGVDAGQTNQVCKEFTGLETPPAITGDQKGQQFTLHSDTLGSLDIGSPVYYRRVPVGRVVASQLDKDGSGVTLSIFIHAPYDQYVRTNTRFWHASGINLNLNANGFNLNTQSLVAVLIGGIAFQTPPGQTPNQAAPNNSHFQLAADEADAMRGTSAQPIRIVFNFAQSLRGLSVGAPVDFRGITLGQVESIGVDYNPKTQTLRMPVTAILYPDRLSQSFAQAFNPKGQEQKAQLLTNLSKRGLRAQLRTGNLLTGQLYVALDMFPKAAPVKFDPTRQPFELPTLPNTLDQLQLQVTELVRKLDKIPFDEIGLHLNSTLKRTNHLLQQLETQLAPQARDLLLSAQKTFDAANATLQQGSPLQADIHQALTALTRTLQSLNALADYIERHPEALIHGKPRDNQ; encoded by the coding sequence ATGACTCAACCCGAAACACATCAGTCAGATTCAGCCCAGCAAACGTTGACAGCACCTCTTCCCGCCCCTGTGGTTGAGCCGCGTGGACGCTGGGTCCCTTCGTTAGTTTGGTTAATTCCCCTGCTCGCTGCGCTGATTGGCATTGCGCTAGCCGGACAAGCCATCTTGGCATCTGGCCCAACCATCGTCATTAGCTTTAAAACCGCTGAGGGGCTTGAGCCAAATATCACTAAAGTCAAATATAAAGATGTCGATATTGGCGAAGTGAAAAATATCAAATTAAGCGAAGATTTATCGCAAGTACTGGTTGCGGTTGAATTAACTCGGAATGCCGCTAGCTTTGCCGTCACCGACACGCGTTTTTGGGTGGTACGGCCCCGCATTGCGGCAAGTGGCGTATCGGGGCTCAATACATTGTTATCGGGTTCTTATATTGGCGTTGATGCAGGTCAAACAAACCAAGTATGCAAAGAGTTTACAGGTCTTGAAACGCCTCCGGCGATTACCGGCGATCAAAAGGGACAGCAATTTACTTTACATAGCGACACTCTTGGCTCGCTCGATATTGGCTCACCGGTTTATTACCGGCGCGTGCCAGTCGGACGAGTGGTTGCGTCGCAGCTCGATAAAGATGGCAGTGGCGTAACGCTCAGTATATTTATTCATGCGCCGTATGATCAGTATGTGCGTACCAATACCCGTTTCTGGCATGCGAGCGGGATCAATTTAAACTTGAATGCGAATGGCTTTAATCTCAATACGCAATCACTGGTCGCAGTACTCATCGGCGGCATCGCTTTCCAAACGCCGCCAGGCCAAACGCCGAATCAAGCTGCCCCAAACAACAGTCACTTTCAGCTCGCTGCTGATGAAGCGGATGCAATGCGGGGGACTAGCGCTCAGCCAATTCGCATTGTCTTTAATTTTGCACAATCTTTGCGCGGCCTTTCGGTTGGCGCTCCGGTTGATTTCCGCGGCATCACGCTTGGCCAAGTCGAATCGATTGGCGTGGATTACAACCCGAAAACTCAAACTCTACGTATGCCGGTCACGGCTATCCTCTACCCCGACCGGCTAAGTCAAAGCTTTGCTCAGGCATTCAACCCCAAAGGGCAGGAACAAAAGGCGCAATTATTGACGAATCTGAGCAAGCGTGGTTTACGCGCACAATTACGCACAGGCAATCTGCTAACTGGTCAATTGTATGTTGCGCTCGATATGTTCCCCAAAGCCGCACCGGTCAAATTTGATCCAACGCGCCAACCTTTCGAGCTGCCGACGCTACCTAATACGCTTGACCAATTACAGTTGCAAGTGACCGAATTAGTGCGCAAACTGGATAAAATCCCCTTCGATGAAATTGGTTTGCATCTGAATAGCACCCTTAAACGCACAAACCATCTACTCCAACAACTTGAGACCCAACTTGCGCCACAAGCCAGGGATCTGCTACTGTCCGCGCAGAAAACCTTTGATGCCGCCAATGCGACCCTACAACAGGGTTCCCCATTGCAGGCCGATATTCATCAAGCGCTGACGGCTCTAACTCGCACCCTGCAATCGCTCAATGCACTGGCTGATTATATAGAGCGACATCCAGAGGCACTGATTCACGGCAAACCGAGAGACAATCAATGA
- a CDS encoding paraquat-inducible protein A — translation MVLQHNTQTNELLACSKCDTLHRKVLLDKRSVARCAQCRAILDQPVVHHTHTLLALALASMIMFVIANSFPIATLEIQGSSSQTTLLSGIEQLWRESSPIVAILIFSATILCPLAELAALIYLLAPLQAGRIAPGFNLVARIIQCVRPWAMLEVFMLGILITLVKLSSLAHVIPGAALFAFGVLTLLLTSLSTFNPQHFWRLAHAAAKTTDSQLESKHKLANASAKAFSQ, via the coding sequence ATGGTACTACAACACAATACGCAAACTAATGAACTACTCGCTTGCAGCAAGTGCGACACCCTACATCGTAAAGTCCTGCTGGACAAACGATCGGTTGCGCGCTGTGCACAATGCAGGGCCATACTTGATCAGCCTGTGGTGCATCATACCCACACCCTGCTCGCCTTGGCACTAGCGAGCATGATTATGTTCGTCATTGCTAACAGCTTTCCGATTGCTACACTCGAAATACAAGGAAGCTCTAGTCAAACCACTTTGCTTAGCGGGATTGAACAACTCTGGCGCGAAAGCTCGCCGATTGTGGCGATACTTATTTTTAGCGCAACCATCTTGTGCCCCCTGGCAGAACTCGCTGCGTTGATCTATTTGCTAGCTCCATTGCAAGCGGGCCGCATAGCGCCTGGCTTTAATCTCGTAGCGCGCATAATTCAATGCGTGCGGCCATGGGCTATGCTCGAAGTATTTATGCTTGGTATTCTTATTACTCTAGTTAAATTATCGAGTCTAGCGCACGTGATTCCTGGTGCGGCGCTGTTTGCCTTTGGTGTGCTGACTTTACTGCTTACCTCACTGAGTACATTTAATCCCCAGCATTTTTGGCGACTCGCTCATGCCGCAGCAAAGACAACCGATAGCCAGCTGGAGAGTAAACACAAACTGGCCAACGCATCCGCCAAGGCCTTTTCGCAATGA
- a CDS encoding cytochrome b: MTQTPALTTSSKYTSPAIALHWLIALLIICTFGLGWVMTDLPAGTPNKMQYYAWHKWLGVTVFMFAVLRVLWRATHRPPALPSQLPIWQRWAAHLVHFLLYLVMFAVPLSGYLLSSSAGAPVVYLGLVQLPALIDPAPALKPIFRTAHVYLNYALATLVLLHFLAALKHRFIDRNGVLARMLPWCKCK; encoded by the coding sequence ATGACTCAGACACCAGCTCTTACCACTTCATCTAAATATACCTCACCTGCCATTGCGTTGCACTGGTTGATTGCGCTTTTGATAATCTGCACCTTTGGCTTAGGGTGGGTGATGACGGATCTTCCGGCGGGTACGCCAAATAAAATGCAGTATTACGCATGGCATAAATGGCTGGGCGTCACTGTATTTATGTTTGCGGTCTTGCGCGTGCTATGGCGGGCTACGCATCGGCCGCCGGCGTTACCTTCTCAGTTACCTATTTGGCAGCGTTGGGCCGCGCATTTAGTGCATTTTCTACTTTATCTGGTGATGTTTGCCGTGCCTTTGTCAGGCTATTTATTGAGCTCGTCAGCAGGTGCGCCGGTGGTTTATTTAGGCCTGGTGCAGTTACCCGCACTGATAGATCCTGCTCCTGCACTGAAACCCATTTTTAGAACCGCGCATGTTTATTTAAACTATGCGCTCGCAACCTTGGTGCTTCTACATTTCTTAGCGGCGCTTAAACATCGGTTCATTGACCGCAATGGTGTGCTTGCGCGCATGTTGCCATGGTGTAAGTGTAAGTAA
- a CDS encoding TerC family protein, translating into MLELLTELHWGAVAQIVAIDILLGGDNAVVIALACRNLPAQQRMRGVLWGTAGAILLRVLLVGFAVTLLHIPLLKLLGGLMLLWIGVKLMLPEADEHDIRPADRLLGAIKTIIIADFVMSLDNVIAIAGAAEAAQPEQRIFLVIFGLLLSIPIIIWGSQLVLKLLTRFPAIIAAGAALLGWIAGGLIISDPFTQKIKIRATPLAGYIASVIGAVLVVVLGMAIKRRHSARRGKS; encoded by the coding sequence ATGCTAGAACTGCTGACAGAACTTCATTGGGGCGCAGTTGCGCAAATCGTAGCGATTGATATTTTGCTGGGTGGCGATAATGCGGTGGTGATCGCGCTGGCTTGCCGCAATTTACCTGCCCAGCAGCGTATGCGCGGAGTGCTATGGGGCACGGCGGGCGCAATTCTGCTGCGTGTGCTGTTAGTTGGCTTCGCGGTCACCTTGCTGCATATCCCATTGCTCAAATTGCTCGGCGGTTTAATGCTGCTTTGGATTGGCGTCAAGCTGATGCTCCCTGAAGCTGATGAGCATGACATTCGACCTGCTGATCGGCTGCTGGGGGCCATCAAAACCATTATCATCGCGGATTTCGTCATGAGCCTTGATAATGTGATTGCGATTGCCGGCGCGGCGGAAGCAGCGCAGCCTGAACAGCGTATTTTCCTTGTCATATTTGGTTTGTTGCTCAGTATCCCAATCATTATTTGGGGGAGCCAGTTAGTGCTCAAGTTGTTGACTCGCTTTCCAGCGATCATTGCAGCGGGCGCTGCGTTACTGGGCTGGATTGCGGGTGGCCTTATCATTAGCGACCCATTTACACAGAAAATAAAAATACGTGCTACACCGCTGGCGGGCTATATTGCGAGCGTTATAGGCGCTGTGCTGGTGGTAGTGCTCGGTATGGCAATTAAAAGGCGGCACAGTGCGCGGCGAGGCAAATCCTAG
- the sucC gene encoding ADP-forming succinate--CoA ligase subunit beta yields MNIHEHQGKEILRKFGVAVPRGKPVFTVDDAVQVAQELGGPVWVVKAQIHAGGRGKGGGVKVAKSIDQVREYAGQILGMQLKTHQTGPAGQKVRRLLVEEGADIKKELYIGLVVDRGTQRVTVMASSEGGMEIEEVAEKTPELIHKVTVEPTQGLTDAQADHLATSIGIPQTSLAQARTVLQGLYRAFWETDASLAEINPLILTGEGQVIALDAKFNFDSNALFRHPELVEYRDLNEEDPAEVEASKFDLAYISLDGDIGCLVNGAGLAMATMDSIKLFGGEPANFLDVGGGATTEKVTEAFKIMLKNPELKAILVNIFGGIMRCDVIAEGVIAASKAVQLKVPLVVRMKGTNEDLGKKMLAESGLPIISADSMEEAAQKVVAAAK; encoded by the coding sequence ATGAATATTCACGAGCACCAGGGTAAAGAAATCCTGCGCAAATTTGGGGTTGCCGTACCACGCGGCAAACCGGTATTTACAGTTGATGATGCGGTGCAAGTTGCGCAAGAGCTCGGTGGTCCGGTATGGGTTGTGAAAGCACAAATTCACGCCGGTGGCCGTGGCAAAGGCGGCGGCGTAAAAGTTGCAAAGTCGATTGATCAAGTGCGCGAATATGCAGGCCAAATTTTGGGCATGCAATTAAAAACGCACCAAACCGGCCCAGCAGGGCAAAAAGTGCGGCGTCTGCTGGTCGAAGAAGGCGCAGATATTAAAAAAGAGCTTTACATTGGCCTGGTCGTAGATCGGGGGACGCAGCGCGTGACGGTTATGGCGTCCAGCGAAGGCGGCATGGAAATTGAAGAAGTGGCTGAAAAAACGCCTGAGTTGATTCATAAAGTAACGGTTGAGCCAACCCAAGGGTTAACCGATGCGCAAGCCGACCATTTGGCGACAAGCATTGGCATCCCACAAACTTCATTGGCGCAAGCACGCACCGTATTACAAGGGTTATATCGAGCATTTTGGGAAACGGACGCCTCGCTTGCTGAAATTAATCCATTGATTCTAACGGGCGAAGGTCAAGTCATTGCGCTCGATGCTAAATTCAATTTTGATTCAAACGCGTTGTTCCGCCATCCTGAACTCGTTGAGTATCGCGATCTAAATGAAGAGGATCCGGCTGAAGTAGAGGCTTCAAAATTTGATTTGGCGTATATTTCATTGGATGGCGATATTGGCTGCTTAGTGAATGGCGCGGGCCTGGCGATGGCGACGATGGATTCGATTAAGCTTTTTGGCGGCGAGCCAGCTAATTTTCTGGATGTAGGCGGCGGTGCCACCACTGAGAAAGTGACTGAAGCCTTTAAAATCATGCTTAAGAACCCTGAGCTAAAAGCCATTTTAGTGAATATCTTCGGCGGCATTATGCGTTGTGATGTGATTGCTGAAGGCGTGATTGCCGCATCAAAGGCGGTGCAATTAAAAGTGCCGTTAGTCGTGCGCATGAAAGGAACTAACGAAGATCTCGGCAAAAAAATGCTGGCCGAGTCTGGCTTACCCATTATTTCGGCCGACAGCATGGAAGAAGCTGCGCAGAAAGTCGTGGCAGCGGCTAAATAA